One window from the genome of Desulfobulbaceae bacterium encodes:
- a CDS encoding hemerythrin family protein, translated as MIPFVWLNSYSVNVKAIDDQHMGLINIINRLHAAMLENKSKLIMGDILQQLVEYSNDHFMYEENLLEAHDYPSLIDHKRVHEEMREKVCQLQSDYRSGKVIFSLTVMDFLKEWLADHILGDDHLYKDFLNSEGVY; from the coding sequence GTGATACCCTTTGTCTGGTTAAATTCGTATAGTGTTAATGTGAAGGCTATTGATGATCAACATATGGGGTTGATCAATATAATTAATCGGCTTCACGCGGCCATGCTTGAGAATAAATCGAAACTGATAATGGGTGATATTCTTCAGCAACTTGTTGAGTACTCAAACGATCATTTTATGTATGAGGAAAACTTGTTGGAGGCTCATGATTATCCGAGCCTCATTGATCACAAACGAGTTCATGAGGAAATGCGAGAAAAAGTGTGCCAGTTGCAAAGCGACTATCGTTCTGGAAAGGTTATCTTTTCCTTGACGGTGATGGATTTCTTGAAAGAGTGGCTTGCCGATCATATTTTAGGGGATGATCATCTCTATAAAGATTTTCTCAATAGTGAGGGGGTTTATTGA